A stretch of the Methanobacterium veterum genome encodes the following:
- a CDS encoding DUF1565 domain-containing protein: MLLTCNHLLLRHKGSEKIEYKTTRGVLGNRLNDSIYVDPDTGKDDNTGADYSPYRTIKKALKEVETDETIRLKNGIYTGNGNNALIIDKNVTIIGESQKYTVIDGEKIFSIFEIGYDAHLKIQNLTMKNGIGDNGGAIYNKGTLTVEECTFEANKSNEGGAIYNKNMGKCTVKKSNFRDNNSKTAHAIYCNSDVYVEALSNWWGSAAGPTEKDIYGHVKYTPWLTKPI, translated from the coding sequence TTGCTACTTACTTGTAATCATTTATTATTACGGCATAAAGGAAGTGAAAAGATCGAATATAAAACAACAAGAGGAGTTTTAGGTAATAGGTTAAATGACAGCATCTATGTTGATCCTGATACTGGAAAAGATGATAACACTGGTGCAGATTACAGTCCATATCGAACAATAAAGAAAGCCCTTAAAGAAGTAGAAACAGACGAAACAATACGGTTAAAAAACGGGATCTACACTGGAAATGGCAATAACGCGCTGATAATTGATAAAAATGTTACAATAATTGGTGAAAGCCAAAAATATACCGTAATAGATGGAGAAAAAATTTTTTCTATATTTGAAATTGGTTATGATGCTCACCTAAAAATCCAAAATTTAACAATGAAAAATGGAATAGGAGATAACGGCGGTGCTATCTACAATAAAGGTACTTTAACCGTAGAAGAGTGCACTTTTGAAGCTAATAAATCAAACGAAGGCGGCGCTATCTACAATAAAAATATGGGTAAATGTACAGTAAAAAAATCTAATTTCAGAGATAATAATTCTAAAACAGCCCATGCTATCTACTGCAATAGCGATGTTTATGTAGAAGCCCTATCAAATTGGTGGGGTTCTGCAGCAGGCCCAACTGAAAAAGATATTTATGGCCATGTAAAATACACTCCATGGTTAACAAAACCCATTTAA
- a CDS encoding PRC-barrel domain-containing protein, with protein MHVVGDLVGKEVVDSSGDRVGEVKDVEIVRGKQQVKSLVIKEGGAATKIGLGEKKVIPCNQVDNIGEKVMLKSKMR; from the coding sequence ATGCATGTTGTGGGCGATTTGGTTGGAAAAGAAGTTGTGGACAGCTCTGGAGATAGAGTTGGAGAAGTTAAAGACGTAGAAATAGTTAGAGGAAAACAACAGGTTAAATCATTGGTAATTAAGGAAGGGGGAGCAGCTACAAAAATAGGCCTGGGTGAAAAGAAAGTTATACCATGCAACCAGGTTGATAATATCGGAGAAAAGGTAATGCTTAAGTCAAAAATGCGTTGA